In a single window of the Maniola jurtina chromosome 4, ilManJurt1.1, whole genome shotgun sequence genome:
- the LOC123864756 gene encoding uncharacterized protein LOC123864756 isoform X2, with the protein MEENSELHVGTDVTSTTSAVPDAHLTTGIHGNVETVIVVEAVKEEDLSYGTPESSPIKSKDAQEAVATPMSFPEKDQSKKIVISSNKEVQIVYLNKQKTPTKSVEVNCTPTESEHDQKIPTISGHMQTVLKLEQAQNIPIKVVQVQKTPKKFEYMQKAPTISDHLQNTLNKSESLQKTSSISEQIQKQLLESEQMQKKSLIVEQLPKKLDLVQNMQTNSEYTKKPDQIPMPPKSDQMPKMQPKSDQVPKSPPKSDQVPKSPPKSDQVPKSPPKSDQVVKSPSEPDQVPKLPPKSDQVSKSPPKSDQVPKSPPKSDQEPKSPPKSDQVPKSQPKSGQTQPKSDQVAKSPPKPDQVPKILPKSGQMIKTLSEQVHKKLDQVLETSTNSDQMQNTPTKSEQVQKIMSAHKKVDETGKIVGQKTPKKSSIKSLEEQKSKDIIDISDDEVTNRKEMPESVSEKSIKESKQSKEVVKEQEQSKKTFGKLDLNKSDSQSNKSEKSLLKDKSRNKESLDKQNSSMDCGENAELIKDSTDKVKGDKKEDRGSTTSINICEKSNDSQLETNSDISEKDHNKSISRELKSLIRSAKDSKIISECTQLTSKTRKSRTATDSNNISINISVEADKIQNVRRSSVNSQKSNCGEKSEKATKRSMRSQNPEFVNKVKQFLNSVTGKNQKGEDEEEIDNRKKDSESLSPSPKKKKLMESQQPEVTEEQNRRLRSDLYCWRCHWTVEQAANDKGHPPLQCTVCPRSFHYKCLTGTERNRTMTVKGWICTECMNVLHAESSETQSLAMKKLNHPRLCELLQYAWDRMVDLNGVEPFMNPVDRTAFPDYDKYVVHPMDLSLMKKNLSQLKYGSTEAFLADAQWILHNSIIFNTLQSKLTGGARALVRSCRAEMGEIEACPECYAAAHARRLTWFTDVCTTPHILLWAKLKGFPYWPAKGMSVNSQGLVDVRFFGAHDRAWVPARDCFLYCQKDPNNFKAKRMDILESMQEAEDHIRNISRKYGKFVYPAFKTPFDPTKLTEQLKMMIPAFDGEVSALVKEKPTTSSPNVVKDKSRSNSKSSKNSMYEGDASESEEAKTPRKMADGTAIAREKDDVSIEKNTPMEIDDQSVQNKERESTRKRRRSGLEEAVITIINTSSSEKRKKVENEKVKDDKKAESTQENSKKTEVTTTISETTISNNNKNEKTVEKANNKVNEKEVPTTPTIVKEIDKEVPSKKVEKTQVDTSTPVKTTPKIKPIKTSTPKEKEEKTTPKQKPVKPDKPSPIEKEKQDESISKSRKRSKSRNRSLNSSQVGKGEKTAEKNSDKDTVSNDNTNDNVKETIIPSKDKESEAEKPIEKANKSNTNVTSSTKPAKDRLHFDDDTSLAVIARETAKKSFTGLPTISRVRSLSTSAQSTTTTTKTTTTPKTVEVTVSAHCALNVFTPTSTDNVRNMKEAVDKLQKLRNETDKPLVGRVGVRSFARMTSPPAPPEKPNDTVEIEVKSEPIDFDDADRQVEKMDLMRSVQLQPVNPVTSASLRDVRINKVIVAPLSQKGVTKTTEVRIRARKTFPTPRKDATDGRSELNGKNTMVYIPIQPPTTHAPIQRPTRPITVNGSVTTQTVRPQAPTSMVNVVNTQTTPLVSVPMTPSLAIATPKPTSTIATNSHNNAICVPSVGQMPTFGQVCQVPTVGQIPTTVHTVPLITSMNGQWTFSLQPMMSVGGDGTASPPVVNGLPDRSPPFIPMAPPNPLALLPSTQILPNNNKNNSNSNNGDTTPAELPRLQQRPPLVNPFDPSAPPTTLPVPSTAGPLTAKLSRNAVKLADFFRTLLEDSLEKIDNPLSQATILKTQLEQVKWKHQQEINELKHTHELLTTEMRVAFEKEKTRAISEMRRVAQVELETAVKAAKTKQWCANCNQEAQFYCCWNTSYCDYPCQRSHWSQHSAVCTQQRSSENNANENAGTLDKRLQSAPENLPRNATAPPLTVGTKLTPTRVYAQDPHAQKTSIIVSMMEDPSGNQMVKCVGTYKPTAAQQVSPLILNKQIISNDENAAKKVMTSGGYLIVGAGNNTSLTSNRRTHPVQYTYNT; encoded by the exons ATGGAGGAGAATTCTGAGCTTCATGTGGGCACCGACGTGACCTCGACCACAAGCGCTGTGCCTGACGCTCACCTGACGACAGGGATACATGGAAATGTTGAGACAGTCATTGTTGTTGAAGCAGTTAAAGAGGAAGATTTAAGCTATGGTACTCCAGAGTCTTCGCCAATTAAGTCTAAAGATGCGCAGGAGGCTGTGGCAACGCCTATGAGTTTCCCCGAAAAGGATCAGTCGAAGAAAATAGTCATTTCTTCAAATAAGGAAGTCCAAATAGTTTACCTTAATAAACAAAAGACACCAACAAAGTCAGTGGAGGTGAATTGTACACCAACTGAGTCAGAGCATGACCAAAAGATACCTACAATTTCTGGACACATGCAAACTGTACTAAAATTAGAGCAGGCACAAAACATCCCTATAAAAGTAGTGCAGGTCCAAAAAACACCTAAAAAGTTTGAATATATGCAAAAGGCTCCAACAATATCAGATCATCTGCAAAATACCCTAAATAAGTCTGAATCATTGCAAAAGACATCTTCAATATCTGAGCAAATACAAAAGCAACTACTTGAGTCAGAGCAGATGCAAAAAAAATCACTTATAGTAGAGCAACTACCTAAAAAGTTGGATCTGGTGCAAAATATGCAGACCAATTCAGAATACACAAAAAAGCCAGATCAAATACCTATGCCACCTAAATCAGATCAGATGCCCAAGATGCAACCTAAGTCCGATCAAGTGCCTAAGTCACCACCGAAGTCAGATCAGGTGCCTAAGTCACCACCAAAGTCAGATCAGGTGCCTAAGTCACCACCAAAGTCAGATCAGGTGGTTAAGTCACCTTCTGAGCCTGATCAGGTACCTAAATTACCTCCTAAGTCTGATCAGGTGTCTAAGTCACCACCGAAGTCAGATCAGGTGCCTAAATCACCACCTAAGTCAGATCAAGAGCCTAAGTCACCACCTAAATCAGATCAGGTGCCTAAATCACAACCTAAATCAGGTCAGACACAACCTAAGTCTGATCAGGTGGCTAAGTCACCTCCTAAGCCAGATCAGGTGCCTAAGATACTACCTAAGTCAGGGCAGATGATAAAAACACTTTCAGAGCAGGTTCATAAGAAGTTGGATCAAGTATTGGAGACATCAACAAATTCAGATCAGATGCAAAACACACCAACTAAATCCGAACAGGTGCAGAAAATAATGTCTGCACATAAAAAGGTGGATGAAACAGGGAAAATTGTAGGACAGAAGACACCAAAAAAGTCTTCTATTAAATCATTAGAGGAACAGAAGTCTAAAGATATTATAGATATTTCCGATGATGAAGTTACTAACCGCAAAGAAATGCCAGAATCAGTTTCAGAAAAATCTATAAAAGAATCAAAACAGAGTAAAGAAGTGGTTAAAGAACAAGAACAATCTAAGAAAACTTTTGGAAAACTTGATTTGAATAAATCTGATTCCCAGTCAAACAAATCAGAAAAATCATTGCTCAAAGATAAATCCCGAAACAAAGAATCTCTAGACAAACAAAACTCAAGTATGGATTGTGGTGAAAATGCAGAACTGATAAAGGATTCCACTGACAAAGTCAAAGGAGATAAAAAAGAAGATAGAGGATCTACCACTTcaataaatatttgtgaaaaatctAATGACTCTCAATTAGAGACAAACTCTGATATATCTGAGAAAGACCACAATAAAAGTATAAGCAGAGAACTCAAATCCCTTATCAGGTCAGCCAAAGATTCTAAGATTATTAGTGAATGTACACAGCTGACAAGTAAAACTAGGAAATCCAGAACTGCCACAGATAGTAATAACATTAGTATAAATATTTCTGTGGAGGCagataaaatacaaaatgtgaGACGTAGCAGTGTCAACTCACAGAAGAGCAATTGTGGTGAGAAATCAGAGAAGGCTACTAAAAGATCAATGCGGTCCCAGAATCcagaatttgtgaacaaggtaaaacaatttttgaaCTCTGTAACAGGAAAGAATCAAAAGGGTGAGGATGAAGAAGAGATTGATAATAGGAAAAAAGACAGCGAAAGTTTGTCTCCATCACCAAAGAAGAAGAAACTAATGGAATCCCAGCAACCAGAAGTT ACTGAAGAACAAAATAGAAGGCTGCGTTCAGACTTGTACTGTTGGCGATGCCACTGGACTGTGGAGCAAGCTGCTAACGATAAGGGCCATCCTCCATTGCAATGCACTGTGTGCCCGAGGTCCTTCCACTACAAGTGTCTGACAGGGACAGAGCGTAATAGAACAATGACTGTTAAGGGCTGGATCTGTACGGAATGTATGAATGTGTTGCACGCTGAATCTTCAGAGACTCA ATCTCTCGCTATGAAGAAGCTCAACCATCCCCGGCTGTGTGAGCTGCTGCAGTACGCTTGGGATCGGATGGTGGACCTTAACggg GTGGAGCCATTCATGAATCCCGTGGACAGAACAGCCTTCCCGGACTACGACAAGTACGTCGTTCATCCGATGGACCTCTCCTTGATGAAGAAGAACTTATCACAACTCAAGTACGGCAGCACCGAGGCGTTTCTAGCCGACGCGCAGTGGATTCTCCACAACAGCATCATATTTAACACAT TGCAATCCAAGCTAACGGGCGGGGCCCGCGCGTTGGTACGCTCATGTCGAGCGGAGATGGGTGAAATAGAGGCTTGTCCGGAGTGCTACGCGGCGGCTCACGCGCGACGTCTGACGTGGTTCACCGATGTATGCACCACGCCTCATATACTGCTGTGGGCTAAACTTAAAG GTTTCCCATACTGGCCAGCGAAAGGCATGTCCGTGAACAGCCAGGGGCTGGTCGACGTGAGGTTCTTCGGCGCTCACGACCGAGCGTGGGTGCCCGCGAGAGACTGCTTCCTATATTGCCAGAAGGATCCGAATAATTTTAAAGCCAAACGTATGGATATTTTGGAAAGCATGCAG gaGGCGGAGGATCACATTCGCAACATATCGCGAAAATATGGAAAATTCGTTTATCCAGCTTTCAAGACACCATTCGATCCAACCAAATTAACTGAACAGCTCAAAATGatg ATCCCAGCCTTCGATGGAGAAGTAAGTGCACTAGTTAAAGAAAAGCCAACCACTTCATCACCAAATGTCGTAAAAGATAAAAGTCGATCGAATTCGAAGAGTTCGAAAAATTCCATGTATGAAGG TGATGCTAGTGAAAGCGAAGAAGCGAAAACACCCCGAAAAATGGCCGATGGGACTGCGATCGCTAGAGAGAAAGATGACGTTTCTATTGAAAA AAATACTCCAATGGAAATTGACGATCAGAGTGTACAGAATAAAGAGAGAGAGTCTACAAGAAAACGTCGTCGATCGGGTCTCGAAGAGGCTGTCATAACAATCATCAATACCAGCTCTAGCGAGAAAAGGAAAAAAGTTGAAAACGAAAAAGTGAAAGATGATAAGAAAGCTGAAAGTACACAAGAAAATAGCAAAAAGACAGAAGTAACAACAACAATATCAGAAACGACGATATCCAACAataacaaaaatgaaaaaacaGTTGAAAAGGCAAATAATAAAGTCAATGAAAAGGAAGTTCCAACAACACCCACGATTGTCAAGGAAATAGATAAAGAAGTTCCATCTAAAAAAGTTGAAAAGACACAAGTTGATACGTCAACACCGGTTAAGACAACCCCAAAAATCAAACCAATTAAAACCAGCACaccaaaagaaaaagaagaaaaaacgaCGCCTAAACAAAAACCCGTGAAACCAGATAAACCATCTCCAATTGAAAAGGAAAAGCAAGATGAATCAATATCCAAATCACGAAAGCGAAGTAAGTCAAGAAATCGATCGCTTAACAGCAGCCAAGTTGGAAAAGGAGAAAAAACTGCCGAAAAGAATAGTGATAAAGATACTGTATCTAATGATAATACTAATGATAATGTTAAAGAAACAATCATTCCATCTAAGGATAAAGAAAGTGAAGCAGAGAAGCCCATTGAAAAAGCGAATAAATCTAATACTAATGTTACAAGCAGTACAAAACCTGCAAAAGATCGATTGCATTTCGATGATGATACAAGCTTGGCTGTGATAGCTCGTGAGACCGCTAAGAAAAGCTTTACAGGGCTTCCAACAATAAGTAGAGTTCGAAGTCTGTCCACATCCGCGCAAAGTACGACCACGACTACTAAAACAACCACAACGCCAAAGACAGTAGAAGTGACGGTATCTGCGCATTGCGCGTTAAATGTGTTCACGCCAACAAGCACAGATAACGTTCGAAATATGAAAGAAGCTGTGGACAAGCTGCAGAAGTTGAGAAATGAGACTGACAAACCACTAGTGGGGAGGGTCGGTGTTCGGTCGTTTGCTAGGATGACGTCACCGCCAGCACCCCCAGAAAAACCAAATGATACTGTTGAAATAGAGGTCAAGTCTGAACCAATAGATTTCGACGACGCAGATCGGCAAGTCGAAAAAATGGATTTAATGAGATCCGTCCAATTGCAGCCGGTCAATCCGGTCACATCCGCGAGCTTACGCGATGTGAGAATCAACAAAGTTATCGTTGCACCTCTGAGTCAAAAAGGTGTAACGAAGACCACTGAAGTCCGAATAAGAGCGAGAAAAACTTTCCCTACGCCGAGAAAAGATGCAACCGATGGTCGATCTGAGTTGAATGGAAAGAATACCATGGTGTATATCCCTATACAACCGCCGACGACGCACGCGCCGATACAGAGGCCGACACGTCCCATTACTGTCAACGGTAGTGTTACCACGCAGACCGTTAGACCTCAAGCACCTACTAGtatgg tcaATGTAGTCAACACCCAAACAACGCCGCTTGTATCTGTACCAATGACGCCATCCCTAGCGATCGCCACGCCGAAGCCTACAAGCACAATCGCGACCAACTCTCATAACAACGCTATATGCGTGCCCTCCGTTGGACAGATGCCCACCTTTGGCCAAGTGTGTCAAGTGCCCACCGTTGGGCAAATCCCCACTACGGTGCACACCGTGCCTTTGATCACGTCGATGAATGGACAGTGGACTTTCAGCCTACAACCTATGATGTCAGTTGGAGGTGAT GGTACAGCCTCCCCGCCAGTCGTCAATGGGTTACCTGACCGAAGCCCACCATTCATTCCTATGGCTCCGCCCAACCCGCTCGCTTTACTTCCCTCTACGCAAATATTACCTAACAACAATAAGAATAATAGTAACAGTAATAATGGTGACACTACTCCTGCAGAG TTGCCTCGCCTGCAGCAGCGGCCGCCATTAGTAAACCCCTTCGATCCGAGCGCGCCCCCGACCACACTGCCGGTACCTTCAACCGCAGGGCCGCTCACTGCCAAACTCAGCCGGAACGCTGTCAAG TTAGCGGATTTCTTCAGAACATTGTTAGAAGACTCGCTGGAGAAAATAGATAACCCGCTGTCGCAAGCGACGATACTGAAGACGCAACTCGAGCAGGTCAAGTGGAAGCACCAGCAAGAGATCAACGAATTAAAGCATACGCATG AGTTATTAACGACAGAGATGCGAGTAGCGTTCGAGAAGGAGAAAACGCGCGCTATCAGCGAGATGCGGCGAGTGGCGCAAGTCGAGCTGGAGACAGCGGTGAAAGCAGCTAAAACTAAACAGTG GTGCGCGAACTGCAATCAGGAGGCGCAGTTCTACTGCTGCTGGAACACGTCGTACTGCGACTACCCGTGTCAAAGGTCTCACTGGTCGCAGCACTCCGCCGTTTGCACGCAGCAGAGGAGTTCC GAAAACAACGCCAATGAGAACGCTGGAACATTAGACAAGAGACTGCAATCCGCACCTGAAAATCTCCCA AGGAACGCGACCGCGCCGCCGCTCACGGTCGGCACCAAGCTCACGCCCACGCGCGTCTACGCGCAGGACCCGCATGCGCAGAAGACGTCCATTATTG TGAGTATGATGGAAGACCCCAGCGGCAATCAAATGGTGAAGTGCGTCGGGACGTACAAACCTACCGCCGCGCAGCAGGTGTCGCCGCTCATCCTCAATAAACAA ATAATAAGCAACGACGAAAACGCAGCCAAGAAAGTGATGACATCAGGCGGTTACCTAATAGTGGGAGCGGGGAACAATACTTCCCTAACAAGCAATAGACGCACACACCCCGTCCAGTACACATACAACACGTGA